ATCATATATTTGACACATGTCGCAATCTTAAATAAATTATTGACACATGTCGCGATCATGTTAATTAGCAACTTTGAAGAACCAAACTTTATATAATAACAATTATTTACATGTTTAGGATTAAAAAAATAAAAATTACTATCTAATAATTTTAACAATATATAATTGAGAAAAAATATGTAATAGTAATTGTTCTTTTCCAAAATCTTAAAAAGAATCGTAAAAAGATATTTTTTTAATAATAACTTTTATTTTCTAAATCTCTTTTAAATTCTAAGAAAAAAAGATCATATATTTGACACATGTCGCAATCTTAAATAAATTATTGACACATGTCGCGATCATGTTAATTAGCAACTTTGAAGAACCAAACTTTATATAATAAGATATATAGATAGAAGTTAGAAGATAGAAGATAGACTAGGTACAGACATGCGCCTTGCGCAAGGTGAATATCTTTAGAAAATAATAAAATTTATATTTATATTTTAATTCATTATTTCTGTTAGATATTATATAGAAAATGCACAATACCTAAATTTTAATCATGTACATATATTACATATAATGCTACATATAATGCTTTGGGTTGTGAATTATATATTCAACTATTTTATTCAAATATTGTGATATAATCCAAGACATGTGAAAAATTAAATATGGATTTATGAGCTATTTAAGTAATAGTTGGACTTTAACTATATCAAAAGTCCATATGTATATAGTGGACCTAACTTCCATATCTTTTTGTATATCGCATCAACATCGTCGTTTTTCTCTCTTGTAGTTTCTTAATTTTTAATTGAAGTGACCTAACCAAAAATCAATAATAATTTAAAATTTTAAGAACTTAGATCTATTGGCCAAAAAACAGTGACTATGTACAATCTCTACTCATCGCATCGCTGGAGCTTATGGCCAACACGGAGACTCTGTGAATGTTTTTATTCGTTGCCGAAACTACACAAAAATAAAGTTTTAGGTTATTATTATGTCTATTAGCTACACTAAAATAAAGTTTTTGGGTTACATATTTCGAGCCAACGTTTAATTCACAACCAACACCAATCCTAGAAGTCTTCTTTATTTCCAATTGAAATGTCTACACTAATAGTTGATCAACAACATCAATAAAAACGTAATTAGGAATATAGATAACATAGTACTTAGGAATATAGATAACAAACCAAAACACAAGACTAAGCTATAAGAGTCACATGACCCATCTTTGAACAAACCATTCTTCTTCTTTCTTTCTTTTTACTTTCTGACACTTCCTTCCTTCTTTCTCTCTTCACCATGATACGTCCTTATTCTTCCTTCTCCTCTTCTCAGCCCACTATCCTCGCTCCTTCCTTACTCCTTCTCCAACCATCTCTCCGGTTACACACACCTCTCCCACATAAAGAGAGAAAGTAAGTAAGGGAAACTCAACTCTGTCATTTGTCACTCATATTACATTATATTAGTTCATATGTCATGGCAATAAGAAGACTATTATGTGAAATATTGAAAGAATGCTGCAATTACCTTAACATAGTTCTGCACAATGGACATCCTTTCTTCAAGCAAACTATACAAACAAAAAAAGTGAAATGAGGAGAAATAAGACCTGTACAAAGCCTAAAAGTTTCAGCTTTATAAACACAGTACACAATATATAAGACAGTCAAAGAGTTTTCCTTTTGCCTTGAGATCACAAGAACACATATCTTTGCAACTCATGATAAGAACTCTAAGGCCGCTGGATTTAGACTCCAATCATGATAGTGAAACTTTTGAGCTCATCAACAAAGCGTAACAGTTTCAGCTTTAAATCATACAAACATTCAGTACAAAGATAAGAACTCCAAATACAATCAACTTTAGCCATAAGAGCGACTTCAATCTCACATAAGCTGATGTCCATCATGCAATCGATCAAAGATACCACCCAAAAACGACAACACCGAACAAAACCACCGTAGAAATCTTCAAAGCTCCCACTCCTCGCACCTCCTCTTCCCCATGACCTCGCCTCCCTGACTCACTGCACTTCTTCTCTGTCGTCTCTTCCTTCATCCGTTGCCGCAACGGCTCTTAGGGCTCCACCTCGCTCGTCTCGTTATCCTCACTGACCTCACCATCTCCTCCATCTCCATCTTCACCTTTGGTCTCTTCATCATCCTTGGAAACATGCACAAGATCGTAATAACGGCGATGTGCTTTGTTTTTTTAGGGTTTACATGGTGACAAAGCTTTAATATAATTTGTTTTATAAAATATGTACTCAGGCGGACTGGTTTTATTTTATGTTACGTTAGTAGAATTTGCTAGAGAATAATTTTTCACTGTAAGGTTTGTCCAAAGGCTTTCTAAAACTGCCAGATGCTAGGTGTTGACACCTCAGCAAGTTTATTATGTAATTAATACAAAATTGAGGTTATATCTTTTTAAAAAATCATCAAATAATATATAGGGGATTTCTACGTTTGTTTTAGGGCTTATCGATTTATGGAAATAGGGGCATAGACAAGCTAGGAAATATATAGCTTTATTTACCATGGATAGCTCTTTGAGTCTTTGACTTCCTTTTTCTCGTTCTTCTGCATTCAATCTTATTTCAAAACAAAAACGGGAAACGAAAAGGTATCTTCATACACTTGTGGATTAAGACAAGAGGTTGGGAATCAAAAGAAACACATGAGTTCCATTAACTTGAAGCTGTTATCTCTGTATCTCTCTCAAGTCTCAGGTATGTGATATTTTCTTCATCCTACTTAGCAACATTCATGAATTGCTTAACAAATCTCACCTCCAAAAAAAAAAAGAAACTTTTTTTTAATGTCAGAGGTTCCAAACCATTTTAGATTAACTTTTCTTAGGATAGCAGACTCTCCCAACGGAAATTGAATCATTACTCTATAAATACTTACTAGATAATCTAAGAGTTTTAGCTACAAGGCCAACTAATCGTGGTAAAATTAGAAACTTTACAAAAGAAAGAGAAAAAGATTACATAAGAGAAAATTTTATTGTGGGACAAGGCATCTATCAAAGTGGATAATCTCTTTGAATTTTACTTCCTAATAGGGAATTAAGTTTATAGACCCTTTGTGAGGTCTAAGCTTGTATGGCTTGCATCAAGGGGAAGGTATTGCGTAAGAAGCTTTTCACAAACTACACATTCCTTGCGTCAAACTGCAATATACGTCTCTATAAGTATGCATATGTTAGCTTTCCATGGCCATGCTCTGATTTATAAAATTTCTCAAGGTAAAGTTCTACTCGATATATATTAGTTTTATGAAACCAGGGAGCAGCAAGCAAACTCTGTGCCTATGGGACCTGCGGTGGAGTTGTGGAAGGAAAGAGAGATGGACAAAACGAGAAAGAAGTGTGTGTTATGTTTTCTTTCTTTAACCGTCATATGTTCAGATATGTTGGTTCATTGAACACGATTTGTTTCCAAGGCGGATAAGAGCCTAATGGGTTTGAGATTTGTAGGTACGAGAAGCTAAGCGAGAAGATTATGTTATGGGAAGACAAGAAGAAGAAAAAAGCAAAGAGAAAGCTTCATAGAACAGAGGTACATCTTCCTCTTTTTTTCTTTCCTCGGTTTTCAAATTACTGATTCTTGCATAACTATAAGACTAATGTATGTGCTGAATGTGCAGAGAGGTGTTGAAAAGGAAAAGTTGAAGGCGAAGCAGAGGTTCATAGATGATAATGAACGCATTGAGATCATTGTTGCAAGTGCAAGAACACATGCATATGAGAGTCAATTGAAGGAAGAGTTGAAGGTTAAGGAGAAAGCAAACCTCATGAGAACAACAGGGAGGAGTCCATGTACATGCCTTTGAATACTGCAAACTGCAAGAAATGTGAAGCTAAACATTCTTTCTTAACTGCTTAGAATTATTGTTGAATATGTAAAAGGCAGACACAACTGAGGTGTTAATCTATAGAGTATTAGAGAGATAATCAAACAAAGCAAATGTGATCCAATTTTTTTTTTATAGCAAAATTGAACTATAATCGATTATTGGTTCGGTTTGGTAACATGTTAATTCAGTTTTTACCTTTTCGATATAAAAATTCTAACCAAATCATACAAAACCATATATAAATTTAGAACTTCAAACCAAATTATTAACTAAATAACAAATAATCGAATCAAAATTGAAAATTTTAGAATTTCCTGAAACCGAACAAACCGATTACTGAACTGATATTTTCTTTGGTTCAGTTGAGCAATATATGAACCAAACTAACCGAAAACTAAGTTACCCAAACCGAGCTAACAGGTCTGCTACCACAAGAAGTCCAGAGAACGACGGTCTTAACGGTTCTGATTGTCAACACCTTCCGAATGAACGAGAGGATATGAGCTGAGGTATATTCGCGTAAACGACAACCAAAATTTGTATATGTTTTTTGTTTGTTTTTGGATTTTATTAATTTGTAAAGAGAGCCGGTTGATGATGTGTTCCGCAACCTCATCATCGATCCACCACCATCACCACCACCATCACCATCTATCTCTATCACAGTTGTAGAATAATAATAATGTTCTCTCTCTCTCTCTCTGTAGCTAGCTTTCTCCCTTCGTGGCTACATGAAGTAGAATCCGGATTAGTGGTATCTTCAATTTGTTTCGTGATCAAGGTAAAGTTGTTTATGAATCCTCAAATCTGACGAACAACATCTCGGTTTCTTAATTCCCGGTAGATCAACTCTTTCGAATAGAATTTTCAGCCATTTCGACAAGTTTGTATCTTTATATCTTTTGATGTTGTTTTAATTGAACACTTTACTCGGAATAGGATTTAGGTTAATACGATCTCAAGCATTGAAAGTTCTCAACTTGCTGAGTGAATTTCAGGTTTCTCTTCCTTGTAAATGATCCTTGTTGAATAAGCCCTTTTTAGTGGAGCATTTCAAAGTCTTGGCTGGGTGGTGGTTGTGGTCTTGATCTGCAATGATGTATCAGGCCGTGCCCACGGCGACAACCTCTCGTGGTGGAACTCCAACGGAGAGTGCTGATTACCTTGTCACTTTGGATCAGATTCCGAGGTGGAGTGATGTTGAGCAGAGGTCATCATCATCCTCCCTGGAAGGTGAAACTGGAGATCCGGCCCATTCTAATCCTCGCTATGCAAACCCTTTGGCTTCTTCCTCTTCTGAAGCAGGTGGCAGCGCCGGGAATGCGATGGTGTCTAAGTTTCCTCTTGATCTCGATATTATCTCCAAGATCTACCTCTGGAGAGGGGAGCCCTGGAACCTCGAGGTTGATGCTGTTGTGGATTCCACCAATGAGGTAACACCTGAGATCATTGAATCAATTTCTCTTTGTGTGTGTCGTTTTATGTGATCGAGCTTGAACTTTTGTTGGACAGAACTTGGATGAGGCGCATAGCAGTCCTGGTCTACATGCTGCCGCTGGACCTGGCCTTGCTGAACAGTGTGCTACTTTGGTACCAACACTTTCTTTCACTATTTTCTTTAGATTTGTTAAAAAATAAAAAACAAGGGCATTACTTTGTGTATTATCTTGACAGGGTGGATGCCGGACAGGGATGGCGAAAGTAACAAACGCCTATGATCTACCTGCGAGGTTGGTAACTGATGACGGAAAGATATAATTATGCTCCTTGAATTCACTCTACGCTATGTTATTCGTTTATCCTTGTCCCTATGTTGGAACAATTTGTCATGCCGTGTCTTTTTATGTGATTTCTGGGTAATTTTTGAAATCTAGATGGATAGGCATGTTATCTCTTAAATACCAACCATTTCGTGTGAATGTGGAATCAGTTAGTCCGCAACTTCAAGAAATGTTATTTGGTTTCTTGTTCAGGAGAGTTATCCATACAGTAGGACCCAAGTATGCAGTAAAGTATCATACAGCTGCTGAGAATGCTCTAAGTCACTGCTATAGATCTTGTCTGGAGCTTCTCATTGATAATGGGCTTCAAAGGTGTGTGCAGTAAAAGTTTTTCCTTAATTTCATTTACAACAATCATATTCTTTACTACTTTTGTATTTTCCTTTGTTTCCTAAACTCAAGAACTCAGTTTTGGTTTTACACACAACATTACAGTATTGCTATGGACTGTATATACACAGAAGCCAAAAACTATCCCCGAGAACCAGCTGCTCATGTTGCCATAAGTAAAGACAGTTCTTGAACAGTCTCATTGCTTTCAGTAAATAACCTTCATGTTTCCTAAATCATGTGTGCCGTGCACGGTCTCCAGGAACTGTACGTCGCTTTCTAGAGAAGCAGAAAGATAAAATCAGTGCCGTTGTTTTCTGTACCACCACAACCTCTGATACAGAGATATACAAAAGGTATAGAGCAGTAGTCCCTAATTCGTACAGTTATGTGATGCAGAAGCAATGTAGCGTTTGCTAAAATTTCCGACTCTGTAAATATTAGATTACTTCCACTTTACTTTCCTCGAGATGAGCACGAGGAGGAGGTTGCCATCTCAAAGCTCCCTGCTGATGTTGGAGACGAAAATGGTGAGACGGTTATAGACGAACGTAAAATCAGAATACAGGCGCTGCCAAATAAACCTCCAGTCAGGTCTTTTCCAGCTCTAGTCGAGCGCCCTGCCACTGATCTTGCTTTGGTACGAAGGTTGGTGAACTCTGACTGCTTGCACCTTATTGTCTGTCCCTCGTCTTTGCACTTTGTTGATTGATACTTATATATATGATTCAGGAACTCGAATCATCTTGATTCGTATTTGGATCCGGCCTTCATGTCTTTGATTAAAGATCCAGATGAGAGGCGCAAAGAACAGTGGGAGAAGACTGCACAAGCACAGAGTGGGTTCAATTTTGTTAAACTGCTAGGATTTGGTGATCTCGGGGGACCCCTTCTCTCTCCTGCAGAGGAATACTCACTTCATTCGCGATACCTAGCAAAAGCTAACTCTCTCAACCTCTCGGAGATTGCAGAGATGAAAATTGTGTATGGCTTCTCTGTCTTTGGTCTTCTTTCTCTCTAATCCCTCGCATGCATAAGTTTGCTTTTTATGCCCTTGAGAGCTAATGACTCTATACATAGACATTGACAAAGCCTTTCTGTTTTTGTTCTTCAGCTACCGTGGTGGTGTTGACACAGAGGGCCATCCTGTGATGGTTGTTGTAGGAGCTCACTTTTTGCTGCGATGTCTTGATCTAGAGCGTTTTGTTCTATATGTTATAAAGGTAAGCACATTGCCCCAATGGCTCTCCAACTCACTGCTACATAGGGGCTCTGTCTTCTGAATACTATCTTGTATTGATTTTCTCTTTACAGGAATTTGAACCTTTGATACAAAAGCCTTACTCGATTGTCTATTTCCATTCTGCAGCATCTTTACAAGTGTAAGTTGATTCTTAGTCTTGTTTTAGTGGATAAAAAAGAGCCTTACGCTTTATTAGCTTCAGTAACATATCTTTCCTTTGCCATGTAAATAAACAGCCAACCAGATTTAGGATGGATGAAAAGATTACAACAGATACTTGGTCACAAACACCAGCGTAACCTTCAGGTATTGAACCACACTTACTCGGCGTTCCTTCCTCCTTGTACAAATCCTAACCAATCTCTGCTTCCTCCAGGAAATCTATGTTCTTCATCCAACTTTCCACTTGAAGGCGACTATTGTAGCAATGCAACTGTTCGTTGATAATGTGGTAAACTCTTAACTTATTTCAAAGCTCCAGCCTTTTTTCCCCTAAGAGGTAATGTCACTCTTCTAACTTCGGTCGTCTTAATAAAGGTTTGGAAGAAAGTCGTATATGCGGACAGACTTCTGCAGCTGTTCAAATATGTACCTCGTGAGCAGCTGACAATCCCAGACTTTGTGTTCCAGTTACGGTTTACTCTACTCATCACTCTCTAAAGTGTTACTTCAGTTGCTGGATTTGTTATAATTTACCCGAGTGTTGTGTTTATATTGGCAGGCATGATCTTGAAGTTAACGGAGGAAAAGGTCTAATCGTTGACCCGAGAACTAAGTATGTCTATCAACGGCCATGAATCAAACCTCATCCCATAGTCTTGAAGAATATCATCAAGACAGTTTTTACTTTATCCAGTCAATTGTATGATGTGTTGCTGCTTTTTGTGCAAAATTTGTTTATTCTTTCATGTTTTATCTAAGTAAGACTTTAGCTACCCTTTTTTTGTGTTTGATGCTGGGAGCAAAATAAAACCTCTCTTAGCTTTTTGATGTATTCTAGTGTTTGATTCTTGTTAATAGTTATAGCCAAAGATTTCTCTTTTCCCCATTCTCTCTTTGTCAATGTTCTTGCTTTGCTGAAGATGATGCAGTTTTGGAACTTATGGGGAAGAATCCTGTTTTGGAAGAGGAAATCTACAGGGTTTCTCCCAATTTTAATCACATTTTGGAGAAATTTAAAACCTGTTTTGAAGAATTTAGAAATTTACAATTTTCGACAGCAGGTAGAGATGAATTTAAGTAAAAGGCGTTGTGTGTTATCTTGAGAGAATATCAACTGTTAAAAAATGTGAGATCATGAACGTAGTGAGAAATATTAGAGATCATCTATATTATTAAAAGAGAAGTACCCATTTGAAAATGTTGTTACTTCATTAATTAAACTTTTTATTTTTTTGCTTGTCTTTTTCAGTTGCATTTATGAAATATCCTAAAACGAATAAAACTACCTAATTTATTACTTATCTTTTCGGTTAAATTAATGAAATATGCTTAAATGAATTTAAACTTCCTATTTTATTGTTTGTCTTTTTCAGTTACCTTAATGAAATATTCTTAAATAAATTTGGACATAATGTCATTTAATCAACCAAGGAAACTCATGAGTTATCTTTACGTGCATAATTTTAATAATAGAGATTTAAAAAAACGTGCATCATTAAAATGTTACCTAAAACATGCATCACTAATATATAACATGCATCAATAAAAGTAGAATTTGACTCATACAATTGTACGGATATTATTTTCAGTTGATTAAATTTAAAAATAATTATTTATTCAAAAAATATTTAAGAATGACTATGCTTTTAAAAATTATATGGTATTATTTGCTCATAACTCATTTGTCATTTGCTAAATTGTTAGAAAGAAAATTTTACCATAATATAACTCAGTTGTCATTTGCTAAATTTATGGTTTTTATTTATATTTTTTATTAATTAATTATAATATTTTTATTTTATATTTGAAAGATAAATGAATTTTCTTTCAAACAATATTTTTGTAAATGTATTTTCTTAAAAATAATCAATTTAAATTGTTATTATCATTGAATATAATTATTTTGACATAATTTGAATTTTCGTTTACATCAAAACTTATCATATTTTAGGATAATTTTAATTTAAAATGTAATTTTCGTATTTTTCAAAAAAATTCTAAAAATATTTTTTAAATATTTTGTTATAATTTTTTAAAAAATATTGAGTTGCATTTCAAATAAAAAAAATACAGATATTAAAAATATTCTAATTAAAATATATAAAATTTAATATATTTTTTAGGAAATAGTCAAAATAAAAAAAAATTACACAAATAAAAATCATGATTTTTGTTAACTGGACGGATCATTATTTATATTATATCGCACACGAAATTTTTTTTTTCTGTTTTTACAATTATCTAATTAACTCTATATACTCATTTTTTTTTTATATTTTTTATATGATATCACACATTCGTAAAAAATAGATAGTTTAAGAAGCAAAAAATATATTTACTTAATGAATATAATATGAACTAATATTACAAATACATCATTTAATAGAATAAATAATTAAAAACTGAAAATTCATACCTGCGCTGGCGCGCGGGTCGGGGTCTAGTTTATTTTATATAAGAAATCAGTATAGAAAAAAATAGATGAAACTGTTTTTGCATATTTTGCATTTACGTTTTTTAATTTTTAAATATATCATGTGTCAGAATTTTATTGGTTATGTGACTTATATTTTAGTATATAAAATATTTTAATTATAGGATAACAAAATAATATATGTGAAAAAAATTTAATATAAATAGACTAGTATTGATTTTTAATAGTGAATTTAAAATTCTCTAGATAGCATTTTTTAAGTTTGTGTACAAAAATAGCCAATATATTTTTATCTTAGAATTAACTAATCTAAATTTAAAGTTTAGAGTTAAAAGGTGGGGTTTTGAAGATAAAGTTTCAAATTTTCAAAAATAAAAAATTAAATTTTCAAAAAAAAAAATGGACTATTTTGATCATTTTTTTTTAGTGATATTTTTGTGACAAAAACTTAAAAATGACTATTTGAGAAAATTGACCATTTAGCAAAGCTTGAAATATGGAAATGAAGGTAGGTGTTTTATCATCCACCTATGATTGTTTTTAACAAACTATTTCACTCAACAGTTGAGTTATTCAATAATTTCGTGCTAAAAGAACAAGTTCTTGTAAGAAATAGTAGAGACAAAAAGGATATTTATTTTGCAGCAAGCTTTTGCTAATCTTAGAAGCTCCTCCTCAACTAGTATCGGAATTCACCCACACCACAGCAAGGGTCACAAGAGTAGCATACACAGAAGTAGGCAGCTTATGCACCACTTTCCCAACACCTGGGACACCTTCCGTGGCCTTCTTTGTAGCAATAGCCACAGTGGGAGCCACAATCAACGATATGATCAAACCCTGACTCACAACCGCTAATGTGTCAGTCGTAAGCAGCTCAATAAACTTCACAAACTCCTCCCGGTCTATTTCTCCATCCAAGTTCATATCACACTCCTATTTATTACAATAAAATCATCATATGAGAGCATTCAGATTGAACACACTAAATTAACCGCGTTTGTTCTGTAGAAATTACCGTCATCATGCTTCGGACCAGATCCTTGGAAGGCGGATCGAAATGAGGACCAGGCAATCGCTTGTTTATGTCACTGAGAATTAAAAAAAAAAAAAATCACAAGAATGATTGATTAAAAATGTTTTGAGTTTTTTCTAGATAGAGATTTTGAAAATCTTTACTTGTAGACGAGAAGGACGGCGATGTACAGCTCTTCGAACGTAAGATTGGCTCTTCCGGTTTCAAGCTTGAACCGATCGAATACCCGATCACATATCGCTTGTACCTGTTTATGCCTCCACTGCTTACCTTTAATCACCAAATCGCGATTCAAAATTTATACATATCACATAAGAAGCAATTTCAACGCATATTACAAAACTGG
This genomic interval from Brassica oleracea var. oleracea cultivar TO1000 chromosome C2, BOL, whole genome shotgun sequence contains the following:
- the LOC106326059 gene encoding uncharacterized protein LOC106326059, with product MGPAVELWKEREMDKTRKKYEKLSEKIMLWEDKKKKKAKRKLHRTERGVEKEKLKAKQRFIDDNERIEIIVASARTHAYESQLKEELKVKEKANLMRTTGRSPCTCL
- the LOC106320960 gene encoding protein GDAP2 homolog — translated: MMYQAVPTATTSRGGTPTESADYLVTLDQIPRWSDVEQRSSSSSLEGETGDPAHSNPRYANPLASSSSEAGGSAGNAMVSKFPLDLDIISKIYLWRGEPWNLEVDAVVDSTNENLDEAHSSPGLHAAAGPGLAEQCATLGGCRTGMAKVTNAYDLPARRVIHTVGPKYAVKYHTAAENALSHCYRSCLELLIDNGLQSIAMDCIYTEAKNYPREPAAHVAIRTVRRFLEKQKDKISAVVFCTTTTSDTEIYKRLLPLYFPRDEHEEEVAISKLPADVGDENGETVIDERKIRIQALPNKPPVRSFPALVERPATDLALVRRNSNHLDSYLDPAFMSLIKDPDERRKEQWEKTAQAQSGFNFVKLLGFGDLGGPLLSPAEEYSLHSRYLAKANSLNLSEIAEMKIVYRGGVDTEGHPVMVVVGAHFLLRCLDLERFVLYVIKEFEPLIQKPYSIVYFHSAASLQVQPDLGWMKRLQQILGHKHQRNLQEIYVLHPTFHLKATIVAMQLFVDNVVWKKVVYADRLLQLFKYVPREQLTIPDFVFQHDLEVNGGKGLIVDPRTKYVYQRP
- the LOC106324905 gene encoding uncharacterized protein LOC106324905; its protein translation is MGQVFDKLRGKQWRHKQVQAICDRVFDRFKLETGRANLTFEELYIAVLLVYNDINKRLPGPHFDPPSKDLVRSMMTECDMNLDGEIDREEFVKFIELLTTDTLAVVSQGLIISLIVAPTVAIATKKATEGVPGVGKVVHKLPTSVYATLVTLAVVWVNSDTS